CCGCTCGGTGCATCGCGCGCTCAAGCGTGGCGCACGACGTGCCGTAAGCCTGGCGTTCGCGCGCGCGGATCTGATGGCGGCATAGGACGCTCGCGTAGGTCACTCGCGCCAGCGGCGCAGGCATGCGACCATTCCGTATGCTTCGTTCTCTGGCGCTGAGCGCCCTGCTGTGTGCCGGTGCGCGTGCCTCGTGGGCGCAGGGCGCCACGCCCGCGTCGCCGCTGCCGTTGGTGCCGTCGGATTCGGTACTGCGGCTGGCCGTCGACCCGGCGCGCGCGGTAGGGCAGCCCTTCGTGGTGCTGCTGCAGGAATCCAGTTTTCGCGTGGAGGCCGACGGGCGCTGGCAACAGCGCAATCGGCGGGCGGTGCAGGTGGTCGATGAGAACGCCGCGCGCGGCCTGGCCGAGCAGGCGTTCGCCTTCGCGTCGTCGCATCAGACGTTGACCATCGAGTGGGTGCGCGTGCTGCGCACCACGGGCGTGGTCGTGGCCGACAAGCCGGCTCAGATGCAGGATGCCGATGTGCCGGCGGCGATGGCGAATCCAATCTATCAGGATCAGCGCGTGCGCCGTCTGTCGCTTTCAGGTGTGACGGCGGGCACCGTGGTCGACATCGCCTGGTCGGTGAGGGAATCCGCGCCGCAGCGGCCGGGCGATTTTCTGTTTCGCGCGGGATTGAACGGACCGACCTCCATCCGGCGCTCGATCATCGAGCTCGACGTGCCCGAGGGGTACGCGCCGAATATCGTGGAGCGCAACCTCACGGTGCAGCGCCGCGATGACATCGCCAACGGTCGCCGGCGATACTTGTGGACAGCAAGCGATCAGCCCGGTATTCGGGGCGAACCGTTCGCCGCCGACTCGAATGGTGTGGTGCAGACCATCACCGTGGGACCACGCGGCACGTGGACCGAGATCGCGAGTTGGTACCACGCCTTGTCGAAGGATCGCTACGCGCTCAGCGTGAGCGCGGCGGCTCGCATCGATTCCCTCGTACGCGCCAGCGGGGCCCGCACGAAGCTCGACACCATTCGCGCGGTGCATCGCTTCGTGGCGCAGGACATCCGGTATCTGTCCGTCGCGCTCGGCATGGGCAGCTATCAACCGCGCACGCCCGACGAGGTGCTCTCCACGGCGCTCGGCGATTGCAAGGACAAGGCGACGCTGTTCGTGGCGGCGTTGCGTCGGTATCGCCTCGCCGCGAGTCCGGTGTTGTTATCACTCTCGCAACGCCCCGATCCGAACGTGCCAACGGTGTTCCAGTTCAATCACGCCATCGCCGCCGTGCGTGATGGGGCGCATTGGGTGTATACCGACCTCACCGCCGAATCGATTCCCTACGGCGAGTTGCCCGATGCCTATCAGGGAAGTTTTGCGATCATCATCGGTGACGA
This region of Gemmatimonas groenlandica genomic DNA includes:
- a CDS encoding DUF3857 domain-containing transglutaminase family protein, with amino-acid sequence MLRSLALSALLCAGARASWAQGATPASPLPLVPSDSVLRLAVDPARAVGQPFVVLLQESSFRVEADGRWQQRNRRAVQVVDENAARGLAEQAFAFASSHQTLTIEWVRVLRTTGVVVADKPAQMQDADVPAAMANPIYQDQRVRRLSLSGVTAGTVVDIAWSVRESAPQRPGDFLFRAGLNGPTSIRRSIIELDVPEGYAPNIVERNLTVQRRDDIANGRRRYLWTASDQPGIRGEPFAADSNGVVQTITVGPRGTWTEIASWYHALSKDRYALSVSAAARIDSLVRASGARTKLDTIRAVHRFVAQDIRYLSVALGMGSYQPRTPDEVLSTALGDCKDKATLFVAALRRYRLAASPVLLSLSQRPDPNVPTVFQFNHAIAAVRDGAHWVYTDLTAESIPYGELPDAYQGSFAIIIGDDGAAQRVTLPVRPTERNVSSLQLTMQLGPDGRAVGRAVERADGSPTYGLRLGLSTPLDSTRRAVFSRSLTQRIFGAEVTGNPRVDSLVVFNGRDLSAPAQISYSVSADELVRTIGTSKVLAVPSVVRGPARSFRTALRELESRGPRQLPIDASRILAPIANVTEWIVTLPPGWTVELPANVSATSFFGSYSSTWTQTGRELRQVRRLQGQRGIFGPERIAEVLVWLRTVGADDQDFLTVKPATAP